One window of the Archangium primigenium genome contains the following:
- a CDS encoding RNA polymerase sigma factor codes for MSLRHVAQLFAVRMALAGGRTREPESERSLLVRARRGEAAAFRVLFERHAPAVWRFARDLFQDEAAADEATQETFVRAHGKLASLRDDTRLSSWLLGIVRHLHLESLRGRPTHLDVADEEHEVLLEAALPSPTPEALLLDRELEGLLSEALGSLREERRAALLLRIDHGLGYEDIAQVMGWTLPKVKNEIHRARMQLRERLADHVESTGGRS; via the coding sequence ATGTCACTCCGGCACGTGGCCCAACTTTTCGCCGTCAGAATGGCCCTCGCGGGCGGCAGGACCCGGGAGCCCGAGAGCGAGCGCTCCCTGCTCGTGCGCGCGCGGCGGGGAGAGGCGGCGGCCTTCCGGGTCCTCTTCGAGCGGCACGCCCCCGCGGTGTGGCGCTTCGCGCGGGATCTCTTCCAGGACGAGGCGGCGGCGGACGAGGCGACCCAGGAGACCTTCGTGCGGGCCCACGGGAAGCTCGCGAGCCTGAGGGACGACACGCGGCTGTCCTCGTGGCTGCTGGGCATCGTGCGCCACCTGCACCTGGAGTCCCTGCGCGGCCGGCCCACGCACCTGGACGTGGCGGACGAGGAGCACGAGGTGCTGCTGGAGGCCGCCCTGCCCTCGCCCACGCCCGAGGCCCTGCTGCTGGACCGCGAACTGGAGGGGCTGCTCAGCGAGGCCCTGGGAAGCCTGCGCGAGGAGCGTCGAGCGGCGCTGCTGCTGCGCATCGACCACGGGCTCGGCTACGAGGACATCGCCCAGGTCATGGGCTGGACGCTGCCCAAGGTGAAGAACGAGATCCACCGGGCCCGGATGCAGCTGCGCGAGCGGCTCGCGGACCACGTGGAGAGCACTGGAGGTCGGTCATGA
- a CDS encoding protein kinase domain-containing protein produces the protein MTERLGKYELVRKLATGGMAEVFLAKAAGPMGFEKTLVLKRILPHLAEEPAFVDMFLAEAKLAARLTHSRIAQIFDFGESEGAYFLAMEYIDGPTLRTLIKRAASHGLVAPATVCARLMSDACDGLAFAHGFIDPDTQQPLGLIHRDISPDNILLSRQGEVKVVDFGIAKATGQSARTETGALKGKLPYMAPEQVRSKPLDQRADVYALGVVLYELLTARKPFVAPTDAELMQAILHQQPVPVTQLRPDLPEAMGEILDLALAKDREQRYPDCASFQADLEDFILSVGRPVTTQYVAQYITHTLSGTECPTPTSYSGSGRGRLSLSGTPTRPATASRPGTEPAPVAAPPPAATAEEPTRAEPPPAPAARAPRRWALPLVGGALLLSASAIVGWRASQPEETPVSTPLQARAPTDLTPKASAPKAPEPKAPAPKVAAAKAAPQVAAPPPAVEPAPVEPDAEEDLSEESTESPEATAERTAPARAKRAVAARTGPRGSLELRIVPYATVYVNGRRLGDTPMAPVLLPAGNHTVKLVNTTLAKTVTRSIEVKPEQSTMLKLNLQEE, from the coding sequence GTGACGGAGCGGCTGGGCAAATACGAGTTGGTGCGCAAGCTCGCCACGGGAGGCATGGCCGAGGTGTTCCTCGCCAAGGCCGCCGGGCCCATGGGCTTCGAGAAGACGCTGGTGCTCAAGCGCATCCTTCCGCACCTGGCCGAGGAGCCCGCCTTCGTGGACATGTTCCTCGCCGAGGCCAAGCTCGCCGCCCGGCTGACGCACTCGCGCATCGCGCAGATCTTCGACTTCGGCGAGTCCGAGGGCGCCTACTTCCTGGCCATGGAGTACATCGACGGGCCCACGCTGCGCACGCTCATCAAGCGCGCCGCGTCCCATGGCCTCGTCGCGCCCGCGACCGTGTGCGCCCGGCTCATGTCGGACGCGTGTGACGGGCTCGCCTTCGCCCACGGCTTCATCGATCCGGACACCCAGCAGCCCCTGGGCCTCATCCACCGCGACATCAGCCCGGACAACATCCTCTTGTCGCGCCAGGGCGAGGTGAAGGTGGTGGACTTCGGCATCGCCAAGGCCACCGGCCAGAGCGCGCGCACGGAGACGGGCGCCCTCAAGGGCAAGCTGCCGTACATGGCCCCCGAGCAGGTGCGCTCCAAGCCGCTCGATCAGCGCGCGGACGTGTACGCGCTGGGCGTGGTGCTCTACGAGCTGCTCACCGCGCGCAAGCCCTTCGTCGCGCCCACGGACGCCGAGCTGATGCAGGCCATCCTCCACCAGCAGCCCGTGCCCGTCACCCAGCTGCGGCCGGACCTGCCCGAGGCCATGGGGGAGATCCTCGACCTGGCGCTCGCCAAGGACCGCGAGCAGCGCTACCCGGACTGCGCCAGCTTCCAGGCGGACCTCGAGGACTTCATCCTCTCGGTGGGCCGGCCCGTGACGACGCAGTACGTGGCCCAGTACATCACCCACACGCTCTCGGGCACCGAGTGCCCCACGCCCACGTCCTACTCCGGCTCGGGACGGGGCCGGCTGAGCCTGTCCGGCACGCCCACGCGTCCGGCCACGGCCTCGCGCCCGGGCACCGAGCCCGCGCCCGTCGCCGCGCCGCCGCCCGCCGCCACCGCCGAGGAGCCGACCCGGGCCGAGCCGCCGCCCGCCCCGGCCGCCCGCGCCCCGCGGCGCTGGGCCCTGCCGCTCGTGGGCGGCGCGCTGCTCCTGTCGGCCTCGGCGATCGTCGGGTGGCGGGCGAGCCAGCCGGAGGAGACCCCGGTGTCCACGCCCCTCCAGGCCCGCGCGCCCACGGACCTCACGCCCAAGGCCTCCGCCCCCAAGGCCCCCGAGCCCAAGGCCCCCGCCCCCAAGGTGGCGGCCGCGAAGGCGGCGCCCCAGGTCGCGGCCCCGCCGCCGGCCGTGGAGCCCGCGCCCGTCGAGCCGGACGCAGAGGAGGACCTCTCGGAGGAGTCCACCGAGTCCCCGGAGGCCACCGCCGAGCGGACGGCGCCCGCGCGGGCCAAGCGCGCCGTGGCGGCACGGACGGGCCCCCGGGGCTCGCTCGAGCTGCGCATCGTCCCCTACGCCACCGTGTACGTGAATGGCCGACGCCTGGGGGACACGCCCATGGCGCCCGTGCTGCTGCCGGCCGGCAACCACACCGTGAAGCTCGTCAACACGACGCTCGCCAAGACGGTGACCCGCTCCATCGAGGTCAAGCCCGAGCAGTCCACCATGCTCAAGCTCAACCTCCAGGAGGAGTGA
- a CDS encoding anti-sigma factor family protein, producing MNPPCRQEDLDALVARELSEADARRVSAHAEHCDTCRRALEWLRMERGWMARRARRPVPRRALDYGALEARLKPARPRPSLVFWEWRGLGLAAVTAALLGVVLHVGPSTRAPVHGGVSEAGESWSEGLMSMARVEVCLDPSLEAAARMEAQVGACLMASPTRPPR from the coding sequence ATGAATCCCCCCTGCCGGCAGGAGGACCTGGACGCGCTGGTCGCCCGGGAGCTGTCCGAGGCGGATGCCCGGCGCGTGAGCGCGCACGCCGAGCACTGCGACACGTGCCGCCGCGCGCTGGAGTGGCTGCGCATGGAGCGCGGCTGGATGGCGCGGCGGGCCCGGCGCCCGGTGCCCCGGCGGGCGCTGGACTACGGCGCGCTGGAGGCCCGCTTGAAGCCCGCGCGGCCCCGGCCCTCGCTCGTCTTCTGGGAGTGGCGGGGCCTGGGGCTCGCGGCGGTGACGGCGGCGCTCTTGGGCGTGGTGCTGCACGTGGGCCCGTCCACGCGCGCCCCGGTGCACGGCGGGGTGTCGGAAGCGGGCGAGTCCTGGAGCGAGGGGCTCATGTCCATGGCGCGGGTGGAGGTGTGCCTCGACCCGAGCCTGGAGGCGGCGGCGCGCATGGAGGCCCAGGTGGGCGCGTGCCTGATGGCCTCGCCCACCCGGCCGCCGCGCTGA
- a CDS encoding glycoside hydrolase family 3 N-terminal domain-containing protein, giving the protein MSAVARSPLPVLLTLLVPLLAPAAPARKAPRFPERQADAARVERVLQALSVREKVGQLLLAYPQVGKETPVEVGGVLFVGTTLRKLDAARERIRSARERARVPPFFAVDIEGGNFNRLQRHPALQKLPGAQELAALEDGEVEAWGARVGAAMRDVGLNMNLAPVFDVASRGHMFRNGRAFSGDAARVRQKATAFARGLARAGVAPIGKHFPGYGDLDADSDHVRALADWTQERVRQEAAVFRAADAVLGGVMMSNIVYTAYGQAPAILEPSLVALAHEGGGLAVTDDVAIAALAEHLGSTREEVVRRAFLAGNDLILTTEPPDWSGGLDYFGILVPLVQSDPKYLEQLDAAVRRVLRLKDRLGLLEGWTG; this is encoded by the coding sequence ATGTCCGCCGTCGCCCGCTCCCCGCTGCCCGTGCTGTTGACGCTCCTCGTCCCGCTGCTCGCCCCCGCCGCGCCCGCGCGCAAGGCGCCGCGCTTCCCCGAGCGCCAGGCCGACGCGGCCCGCGTGGAGCGCGTGCTCCAGGCCCTGTCCGTGCGCGAGAAGGTGGGGCAGCTCCTCCTGGCCTATCCCCAGGTGGGCAAGGAGACGCCCGTGGAGGTGGGCGGCGTGCTGTTCGTGGGCACCACCCTGCGCAAGCTCGACGCGGCGCGCGAGCGCATCCGCTCGGCCCGGGAGCGCGCGCGCGTGCCGCCCTTCTTCGCGGTGGACATCGAAGGGGGGAACTTCAACCGGCTCCAGCGCCACCCCGCGCTCCAGAAGCTGCCCGGAGCGCAGGAGCTGGCGGCCCTGGAGGACGGCGAGGTGGAGGCCTGGGGCGCGCGCGTGGGCGCGGCCATGCGCGACGTGGGCCTCAACATGAACCTGGCGCCCGTGTTCGACGTGGCGTCCCGGGGGCACATGTTCCGCAACGGCCGGGCCTTCTCCGGGGACGCCGCGCGCGTGCGCCAGAAGGCCACCGCCTTCGCCCGGGGCCTGGCGCGCGCGGGCGTGGCGCCCATCGGCAAGCACTTCCCGGGCTACGGGGACCTGGACGCGGACTCGGACCACGTGCGCGCGCTGGCGGACTGGACGCAGGAGCGCGTGCGCCAGGAGGCCGCCGTGTTCCGCGCGGCCGACGCCGTCCTGGGCGGGGTGATGATGTCCAACATCGTCTACACGGCGTATGGCCAGGCCCCCGCCATCCTGGAGCCCTCGCTCGTGGCGCTCGCGCACGAGGGCGGCGGCCTCGCGGTGACGGACGACGTGGCCATCGCCGCGCTCGCCGAGCATCTGGGAAGCACCCGCGAGGAGGTGGTGCGGCGCGCCTTCCTCGCGGGCAACGATCTCATCCTCACCACCGAGCCCCCGGACTGGTCCGGGGGCCTGGACTACTTCGGCATCCTCGTGCCGCTCGTCCAGTCAGACCCCAAGTACCTGGAGCAACTGGACGCGGCGGTGCGGCGGGTGCTGCGGCTCAAGGATCGGCTGGGTCTGCTGGAGGGCTGGACGGGATGA
- a CDS encoding cupin domain-containing protein — protein MIHVDDQLPEYLLGTLEREARLAVEHHLARCEACSAALEGLRPATEALAASVTPVAPPAGLGTRLLAYIRGEGRFADFVPELARLFDLDEASARALVAQLPQPDAWMEGPAPGVLLLPVAGGPRLEGAMAAFVKLAPGTLFPAHRHSGAEVNYVLQGGFREDSGHEVWPGERLDKAAESSHAYVALEGPDCIAASILWGVVEFAEGAS, from the coding sequence ATGATTCACGTCGACGACCAGCTTCCCGAGTACCTCCTGGGGACGCTGGAGCGGGAGGCCCGGCTCGCGGTGGAGCACCACCTGGCGCGCTGCGAGGCCTGCTCGGCCGCCCTGGAGGGCCTGCGCCCCGCGACCGAGGCGCTCGCCGCGAGCGTGACGCCCGTGGCCCCGCCCGCCGGGCTGGGCACGCGGCTGCTCGCGTACATCCGCGGCGAGGGGCGCTTCGCGGACTTCGTGCCCGAGCTCGCCCGCCTGTTCGACCTGGACGAGGCCTCGGCGCGCGCGCTGGTGGCCCAGTTGCCCCAGCCGGACGCGTGGATGGAGGGCCCCGCGCCCGGCGTGCTCCTGTTGCCCGTGGCGGGCGGCCCCCGGCTGGAGGGCGCCATGGCGGCCTTCGTGAAGCTCGCGCCGGGGACGCTGTTTCCCGCCCACCGGCACTCCGGTGCGGAGGTGAACTACGTCCTGCAGGGCGGCTTTCGCGAGGACTCGGGGCACGAGGTGTGGCCCGGCGAGCGGCTGGACAAGGCCGCCGAGTCGTCCCACGCCTACGTGGCGCTCGAGGGCCCCGACTGCATCGCCGCCTCCATCCTGTGGGGCGTGGTCGAGTTCGCCGAGGGGGCCTCCTGA
- a CDS encoding cytochrome P450 — protein MSLLDRFSFFDREVMQDPYPYYAEMRERAPLLWNAPLQAYLVTRYEDVAHALKNPALFSSASPRLGGQPIDAIGTILGGPASPALINTDPPLHTRLRAIVSRAFTPKQISELEPRVRALARELVSGMVRAEEFDFMEGLATPLPVILIAEMLGIEPGRRHDFKRWSDALISVASAGGPGPEARRDAREMHAYMTGIAEERRQRPQGDLISLLVQGSEEQRLTPEEVNSFALLLLLAGNETATNLIGNALHALLTHPEQYDGLTRNPSDCGAAIEEALRYESPVVSALRRTTRPVELSGGSVPEDTMLVLVLSSANRDPRKFPEPDRFDIQRAPQGVLSFGQGIHYCLGAPLARIEAPLALQALVEQCPRLDFAARQPARPDYPPSFGVRGMRSLWLRRGPPASNPPSQA, from the coding sequence ATGAGCCTGTTGGACCGATTCAGCTTCTTCGATCGCGAGGTCATGCAGGACCCCTACCCCTACTACGCCGAGATGCGTGAGCGGGCCCCCCTGCTGTGGAACGCCCCGCTCCAGGCGTACCTGGTCACGCGCTACGAGGACGTGGCCCACGCGCTCAAGAACCCGGCCCTGTTCTCCTCGGCGAGCCCGCGGCTGGGGGGCCAGCCCATCGACGCCATCGGCACCATCCTCGGGGGGCCCGCCTCCCCGGCGCTCATCAACACGGACCCGCCCCTGCACACGCGCCTGCGCGCCATCGTGAGCCGCGCGTTCACCCCCAAGCAGATCTCCGAGCTGGAGCCGCGCGTGCGCGCGCTGGCCCGGGAGCTCGTCTCGGGGATGGTGCGCGCGGAGGAGTTCGACTTCATGGAGGGGCTGGCCACGCCCCTGCCCGTCATCCTCATCGCGGAGATGCTCGGCATCGAGCCCGGGCGCCGCCACGACTTCAAGCGCTGGAGCGACGCGCTCATCTCCGTGGCGTCCGCGGGAGGGCCCGGCCCCGAGGCCCGGCGGGACGCGCGCGAGATGCACGCGTACATGACGGGCATCGCCGAGGAGCGCCGCCAGCGGCCCCAGGGGGACCTCATCTCCCTGCTCGTGCAGGGCAGCGAGGAGCAGCGCCTCACGCCCGAGGAGGTCAACTCCTTCGCACTCTTGCTGCTCCTGGCCGGCAACGAGACGGCGACCAACCTCATCGGCAACGCCCTGCACGCGCTGCTCACCCACCCCGAGCAGTACGACGGGCTCACGCGCAACCCCTCGGACTGCGGCGCCGCCATCGAGGAGGCCCTGCGCTACGAGTCCCCCGTGGTGTCCGCGCTGCGCCGCACCACGCGCCCGGTGGAGCTCAGCGGCGGCAGCGTGCCCGAGGACACCATGCTCGTGCTCGTGCTGTCCTCGGCCAACCGCGACCCGCGCAAGTTCCCCGAGCCGGACCGCTTCGACATCCAGCGCGCCCCCCAGGGCGTGCTGTCCTTCGGCCAGGGCATCCACTACTGCCTGGGCGCGCCGCTCGCCCGCATCGAGGCCCCCTTGGCCCTCCAGGCGCTGGTGGAGCAGTGTCCTCGGCTGGACTTCGCCGCCCGGCAGCCCGCCCGCCCAGACTACCCGCCGTCCTTCGGCGTGCGCGGCATGCGCTCGCTCTGGCTCCGGCGCGGCCCGCCCGCATCCAATCCCCCGTCCCAGGCGTAG
- a CDS encoding sigma-70 family RNA polymerase sigma factor, translated as MGRGRVRRGGLLSESDLKARRAEPRADPTSEPPSAEARERAWVHRVVLRDDTALEALYARLSGTVYAVALAVLRDRADAEEVTQETFVHLWTHARDYNPARGTLTAWMTMLARSRALDRLRARAHRDKLASSQDEARTLATPPATPMELAQRARDSHGVNTALATLSPEQRQTLELAFHEGLSHSEIAARTGEPLGTVKTRIRRGLERLARNLTAVEGE; from the coding sequence GTGGGGCGTGGTCGAGTTCGCCGAGGGGGCCTCCTGAGCGAGTCCGACCTGAAAGCACGGCGGGCGGAGCCCCGGGCGGACCCCACGTCGGAGCCGCCCTCGGCCGAGGCGCGCGAGCGGGCCTGGGTCCACCGGGTGGTGCTGCGCGACGACACGGCGCTCGAGGCGCTCTACGCGCGGCTGTCAGGCACCGTGTACGCGGTGGCCCTGGCCGTGCTGCGCGATCGCGCCGACGCCGAGGAAGTCACCCAGGAGACCTTCGTGCACCTGTGGACCCACGCGCGCGACTACAACCCCGCCCGGGGCACGCTCACCGCGTGGATGACGATGCTCGCGCGCAGCCGCGCCCTGGATCGGCTCCGCGCGCGCGCCCATCGCGACAAGCTCGCCTCCAGCCAGGACGAGGCGCGCACCCTCGCCACCCCACCGGCCACGCCGATGGAACTCGCGCAGCGCGCCCGCGACAGCCATGGGGTGAACACCGCCCTGGCGACGCTCTCGCCCGAGCAGCGGCAGACCCTCGAGCTCGCCTTCCACGAGGGCCTGAGCCACAGCGAGATCGCCGCGCGCACCGGCGAGCCCCTCGGCACCGTGAAGACGCGCATCCGCCGGGGCCTCGAGCGGCTGGCGCGCAACCTCACGGCGGTGGAGGGGGAGTGA
- a CDS encoding glycoside hydrolase family 15 protein has product MGPSRRDGYLPLREYALVGDMRTAALVGRDGSVDWWCLPRFDAPAVLCRLMDARQGGHMRVGPTGAHGATRRYDGDSCVLVTDFETARGRVRLTDFMPVEHEGREPRLLRLVEGLSGDVEVETVFRPTFDFARAPVHLEARERLARAWGGGQALALRGPGRLGPGADGALTARTRVRAGDRHWVTLTSGGAHADPAPTDAEADAALIHTRAHWTRWIQAGDYGGPHAAWLRRSALTLKLLIHAPSGSFIAAPTTSLPECARGTRNWDYRYAWLRDSAWVMHVLMSLGYVDEAGAFLRWLESLGLDERPPGVLYRPDGGCPEEETCLTHLEGYQGAQPVRVGNGANGQLQLDVFGEVITAAYLFFETSPDGHEMRPGAWRMVRALATQAARRWHERDSGLWEQRCTPKHYVSSKLMCWVAVDRALKLSQRHGLNGGPIGEWAAARNALRELLETRGFDPEVGAFTHALGRTELDASVLLMANHGFLPATDPRMRSTLARVREQLGAGPLVRRYVHADGLPGEEGAFLLCGFWVVDSLALEGRLDEAFGLYEQLLGYSNDVGLMPEQVDPRTGCFLGNYPQGLTHLALIASGLLLSRLSGHSSRCAMIDARCSQSLPVIPALHV; this is encoded by the coding sequence ATGGGTCCTTCTCGGCGTGACGGCTATCTGCCCCTGCGGGAGTACGCGCTCGTGGGCGACATGCGCACGGCCGCGCTGGTGGGACGCGATGGCTCGGTGGACTGGTGGTGTCTGCCGCGCTTCGACGCGCCTGCGGTGCTCTGTCGGCTGATGGATGCGCGCCAGGGAGGCCACATGCGGGTGGGGCCCACGGGAGCCCATGGCGCCACGCGCCGCTATGACGGCGACAGCTGCGTGCTGGTCACGGACTTCGAGACCGCGCGGGGCCGGGTGCGGCTCACCGACTTCATGCCCGTGGAGCACGAGGGGCGTGAGCCCCGGCTGCTGCGGCTCGTGGAGGGCCTGTCCGGAGACGTGGAGGTGGAGACCGTGTTCCGGCCCACCTTCGACTTCGCCCGGGCGCCCGTGCACCTGGAGGCGCGCGAGCGGCTCGCGCGGGCGTGGGGCGGCGGACAGGCGTTGGCGCTGCGGGGGCCCGGTCGGCTCGGGCCCGGCGCGGACGGCGCGCTCACGGCCCGGACGCGGGTGCGCGCGGGCGATCGCCACTGGGTGACGCTGACGTCCGGCGGCGCGCACGCGGACCCGGCGCCCACGGACGCGGAGGCGGACGCGGCCCTGATCCACACGCGCGCCCATTGGACGCGGTGGATTCAAGCGGGGGACTACGGCGGGCCTCACGCGGCCTGGCTGCGCCGCAGCGCCCTGACGCTCAAGCTGCTCATCCACGCGCCCAGTGGCTCCTTCATCGCCGCGCCCACCACGTCCCTGCCCGAGTGCGCCCGCGGCACGCGCAACTGGGACTACCGCTACGCCTGGCTGCGCGACTCGGCGTGGGTGATGCACGTGCTCATGAGCCTGGGCTACGTGGACGAGGCGGGCGCGTTCCTGCGTTGGCTCGAGTCCCTGGGCCTGGATGAGCGGCCCCCCGGGGTGCTCTACCGCCCGGACGGGGGCTGCCCGGAGGAGGAGACGTGCCTGACGCACCTCGAGGGCTACCAGGGCGCCCAGCCGGTCCGCGTGGGCAATGGCGCCAATGGCCAGCTGCAATTGGATGTCTTCGGCGAGGTCATCACCGCGGCCTACCTCTTCTTCGAGACGTCGCCCGACGGGCATGAGATGCGCCCGGGCGCCTGGCGGATGGTGCGGGCCTTGGCGACCCAGGCGGCGCGGCGCTGGCACGAGCGGGACAGCGGCCTGTGGGAGCAGCGCTGCACGCCCAAGCACTACGTGAGCTCGAAGCTGATGTGCTGGGTGGCGGTGGACCGCGCGCTGAAGCTGTCCCAGCGCCACGGGCTCAACGGCGGGCCGATCGGCGAGTGGGCGGCGGCGCGCAACGCGCTGCGCGAGCTGCTGGAGACGCGCGGCTTCGACCCGGAGGTGGGCGCCTTCACCCATGCCCTGGGCCGCACGGAGCTGGACGCCTCGGTGCTGTTGATGGCCAACCACGGCTTCCTTCCCGCGACGGACCCGCGCATGCGCTCCACGCTGGCTCGGGTGCGCGAGCAGCTCGGAGCGGGCCCCCTGGTGCGCCGCTATGTCCATGCGGACGGACTGCCGGGCGAGGAGGGCGCCTTCCTGCTGTGTGGCTTCTGGGTCGTCGACTCGCTCGCGCTGGAGGGCCGACTGGACGAGGCGTTCGGGCTCTACGAGCAGCTGCTCGGCTACTCCAACGACGTGGGCCTGATGCCCGAGCAGGTGGACCCGCGCACGGGCTGCTTCCTGGGCAACTACCCGCAGGGCCTCACGCACCTGGCGCTCATCGCCTCGGGCCTGTTGCTCTCGCGGCTGTCGGGGCACTCCAGCCGCTGCGCGATGATCGACGCGCGCTGTAGCCAGTCGCTTCCCGTCATACCCGCGCTTCACGTGTGA
- a CDS encoding serine hydrolase domain-containing protein → MKAWVLSALLLGSTPAERIPEARPDPFVPGVPGVPGVPIPLPPAVEGLSPETERALDTLVRAELARSPHGGLSVGVMQGERRWVRGYGLRDQARHKPATPRTTYRFASITKSFTAVAVLQLVEQGRLSLDAEVHTLVPGVPAQPWPVTVRQLLGHLGGVSHYDGPEAAENVRRLDTAGALALFVNKPLVAEPGTRFVYSTWGYNLLGATVEAVSGQAYGEYLRAHVFSPAGMHTAALDDYRTRDLEQAVGYRLSQGRLAPSHYLDVSSRFAGGGTRGSVEDLLAFGRALLQHQLVSEPTTRRMWAPMSTRDGLSTDYGMGFATYPLRGHAVVAHAGGQPETTTLLLMLPAEDVVIALATNLEGDAKRMRRLSHRIIEVLREEGHVRREGALADPVDAVVHEGLARLFTYGLAYQAGVIDPPGMPEPGGPPALAEAFAQMTALLERASIAADPVAALARVRAAHQPREGARLIHVGLEMARTLERAHGRDALQAYARRGPLAFFTDYLAECERAEHPAGLCFSESVRQDARRFDATWRRAQVPALVRTRWDEVPRPESLWSSVEAASAGRYPHPDYAEEMLRVAAHQARLGRPEEQRRWLERAVALHPRSEEARLALARVRAPAGTAPGRTVPAALGEGPVPDNAGLPRRPRP, encoded by the coding sequence ATGAAGGCGTGGGTGCTCTCCGCGCTCCTGCTGGGGAGCACGCCCGCCGAGCGGATCCCCGAGGCGCGGCCGGACCCCTTCGTCCCTGGAGTCCCTGGTGTCCCTGGCGTCCCCATTCCCCTCCCGCCCGCGGTGGAGGGGCTGTCCCCGGAGACCGAGCGCGCGCTGGACACGCTCGTGCGGGCCGAGCTGGCGCGGAGCCCCCATGGGGGCTTGTCCGTGGGAGTGATGCAGGGCGAGCGGCGCTGGGTGCGCGGGTATGGGCTGCGCGACCAGGCCCGGCACAAGCCCGCCACGCCCCGCACCACCTACCGCTTCGCCTCCATCACCAAGTCCTTCACCGCGGTGGCCGTGCTCCAGCTCGTGGAGCAGGGGCGGCTGAGCCTGGACGCGGAGGTGCACACGCTCGTGCCCGGCGTGCCCGCCCAGCCCTGGCCCGTCACCGTGCGCCAGCTGCTCGGGCACCTGGGCGGCGTGTCGCACTACGACGGGCCCGAGGCCGCGGAGAACGTGCGCCGCCTGGACACCGCGGGCGCGCTCGCCCTGTTCGTCAACAAACCCCTGGTCGCCGAGCCGGGCACGCGCTTCGTCTACAGCACCTGGGGCTACAACCTGCTGGGCGCCACCGTGGAGGCCGTCTCCGGCCAGGCGTATGGCGAGTACCTGCGCGCGCACGTCTTCTCCCCCGCGGGCATGCACACCGCGGCGCTGGACGACTACCGCACGCGGGACCTCGAGCAGGCCGTGGGCTACCGCCTGTCGCAGGGCCGGCTCGCGCCCTCGCACTACCTCGACGTCTCCAGCCGCTTCGCCGGCGGGGGCACGCGCGGCTCGGTGGAGGACCTGCTCGCCTTCGGGCGCGCCCTGCTCCAGCACCAGCTGGTGTCCGAGCCCACCACGCGGCGGATGTGGGCCCCCATGAGCACCCGCGACGGCCTGTCCACCGACTACGGCATGGGCTTCGCCACCTATCCGCTGCGCGGCCACGCCGTGGTGGCCCACGCCGGGGGCCAGCCCGAGACCACCACCCTGCTGCTCATGCTGCCCGCCGAGGACGTGGTCATCGCGCTCGCCACCAACCTGGAGGGAGACGCCAAGCGGATGCGGCGCCTGTCCCACCGGATCATCGAGGTGCTGCGCGAGGAGGGCCACGTGCGCCGGGAAGGCGCGCTCGCGGACCCCGTGGACGCCGTGGTGCACGAGGGACTGGCGCGGCTGTTCACCTACGGGCTCGCCTACCAGGCCGGGGTGATCGACCCGCCCGGGATGCCGGAGCCCGGCGGCCCCCCCGCGCTCGCCGAGGCCTTCGCCCAGATGACCGCCCTGCTCGAGCGCGCGAGCATCGCCGCGGACCCCGTGGCCGCGCTCGCGCGGGTGCGCGCCGCGCATCAGCCCCGCGAGGGCGCGCGGCTCATCCACGTGGGCCTGGAGATGGCGCGCACGCTCGAGCGCGCGCACGGACGGGACGCGCTCCAGGCGTACGCGCGGCGCGGTCCGCTCGCCTTCTTCACGGACTACCTCGCCGAGTGCGAGCGCGCGGAGCACCCCGCGGGGCTGTGCTTCAGCGAGTCGGTGCGCCAGGACGCGCGGCGCTTCGACGCCACGTGGCGGCGCGCCCAGGTGCCCGCGCTGGTGCGCACCCGCTGGGACGAGGTGCCGCGGCCCGAGTCGCTCTGGTCCTCGGTGGAGGCCGCGAGCGCGGGCCGCTACCCCCATCCCGACTACGCCGAGGAGATGCTGCGCGTGGCGGCGCACCAGGCCCGGCTCGGCCGACCCGAGGAGCAGCGGCGCTGGCTCGAGCGCGCCGTGGCCCTGCACCCGCGCTCGGAGGAGGCGCGCCTGGCGCTCGCGCGGGTGCGTGCCCCCGCGGGCACGGCGCCCGGCCGGACCGTGCCCGCCGCGCTTGGCGAGGGCCCCGTGCCCGACAACGCCGGCCTGCCCCGCCGCCCCCGGCCCTGA
- a CDS encoding VOC family protein yields MIELRICIDVENLERALAFYTRALGLTPGRRKGDDWVELLGGTSPIDLLAQPAGSAPVPGIAAVRDYHRHWTPVHLDVTVRDLDAAVQRARDAGATLERGGLQTRPWGRMAVLADPFGHGLCLLEFHGAGYDALADS; encoded by the coding sequence ATGATCGAGCTGCGCATCTGCATCGATGTCGAGAACCTGGAGCGGGCGCTCGCCTTCTACACCCGGGCCCTGGGCCTCACGCCGGGTCGGCGCAAGGGCGACGACTGGGTGGAGCTGCTCGGCGGCACCTCGCCCATCGATCTGCTCGCCCAGCCCGCGGGCAGCGCGCCCGTGCCGGGCATCGCCGCGGTGCGCGACTACCACCGCCACTGGACCCCCGTGCACCTGGACGTCACCGTGCGCGACCTGGACGCCGCCGTCCAGCGTGCCCGGGACGCGGGGGCCACCCTGGAGCGCGGCGGCCTCCAGACGCGCCCCTGGGGCCGCATGGCCGTGCTGGCGGACCCCTTTGGCCATGGCCTGTGCCTGCTCGAGTTCCACGGCGCGGGCTACGACGCGCTCGCCGACTCCTGA